The genome window GTTCTTTCATAAGAGTTGGCGGTAGGTAAGCCACTCATGAAATACCTGACAGCACGGAATTTCACCGCCCAAAAGCACTTCACGTGCCTTTTCATCGGGTACTGCGATATTTCGAATCAAATCGACTTTGAATAATTTCATAAAAATTTCTCCTTTACATATTCACGTAGAATATCTTTGCCCAAAAAGGGCGCGATGGGGCTGATGGCTTTAATTCCGTCTTTTTCGATGGCCTTTTTAGCCAGTTGATTTAAATGGTCTCTGTTCATGAACGGGGCGATATGCTCCATATTTCTCATCCCGTTTTTCTCATACTCGACGTCAGCAATTTGATTCAAAACATCCCGGTTGACAAAGGGCAGCAGGTCGCCAAGTGCACGTATACCGCTTTTTTCGTAAAGCATCCGTGCCGTTTCGTTCCTCGTTTCTTTGCCCATAAAGGCCGCCAAAATGCCGATCTCTTCTCCTGCTTCAATCAGGCGCTTTACCTCTCGGTCGATGGCTTCTCGACCTACAAATGGTGCGATTTCCTCCGCGTGTTTCATATCACCGCTTTCGCAGCACTTCCGAAACAACCCGCCGCAGACCTCTCGCCCTAAAAACGGGAGCAAATCGGTGATTTCAGAGAGATCGTCAGAAGTTTCACAGTTTTCAAACACCTTGTCTATTTGTTCCGGTTTTAACAACGGTGCAGCCTCTTTGACCTCGTGAATGGTGACCTTGTGGTCTTTGAGATACTCTTCAACAGGTTCAGATACAATTCCGCTGATCAGCGGTGAAGGCTGGCCCAGCAATTCATCGACCGACATTCCGAACAATTCCGCCAATTCCGGCAGTTTTGAGATATCCGGCATTGATACGCCGCGTTCCCAATTGCTGACCGCCTGAAAACTGATGTTCAGTTGATCGGCCAATTCCATTTGGGTCATATTCTTCTCTTTACGCGCGGCGGAGATCCGCCTGCCCACTTCGTTCATATCAAACATAAAATCCTCCCTTTCCGCAAGCCGTCCCTTACCTTGCGCCCCAAGTATATCGAACACCGAGGTTGAGTTCCAACAATCGTTGGTTGAATGTTGCTAAACCATCGGTTGAGTTTGGCCTATATTTTCAAAAATGGCAGCTTTCTCGATAAAAGCTGCCATTTTTCTTCTTTTTATTAACCTGTAATGAACGGTTTCGGATTAATTCGATTACCGTCCTTAATAATTTCAAAATGAAGGTGCGGGCCCGTGGAATTCCCGGTGCTGCCCACCAGTCCGATCACATCGCCTTTTTCCACCTTATCGCCGACCTCGACCAAAATTTTGCTGCAGTGTCCGTATCGGGTCTCGTATCCGTTCCCGTGATCAATGACGATCTCGTAACCGTAACTGGTTTTTCCGTAGTGGACATAGACCACAATACCCCCGTCAGATGCGTAGATATTGGTTCCTTTGGCTGCGCCGATATCAAGACCATAATGGCCGGGATA of Oscillospiraceae bacterium contains these proteins:
- a CDS encoding helix-turn-helix transcriptional regulator — its product is MFDMNEVGRRISAARKEKNMTQMELADQLNISFQAVSNWERGVSMPDISKLPELAELFGMSVDELLGQPSPLISGIVSEPVEEYLKDHKVTIHEVKEAAPLLKPEQIDKVFENCETSDDLSEITDLLPFLGREVCGGLFRKCCESGDMKHAEEIAPFVGREAIDREVKRLIEAGEEIGILAAFMGKETRNETARMLYEKSGIRALGDLLPFVNRDVLNQIADVEYEKNGMRNMEHIAPFMNRDHLNQLAKKAIEKDGIKAISPIAPFLGKDILREYVKEKFL